The proteins below are encoded in one region of Gadus macrocephalus chromosome 14, ASM3116895v1:
- the LOC132471831 gene encoding kinesin-like protein KIF23 isoform X12 encodes MQRQGKAKTPRRPGHKKTSNTEKDPVGVYCRIRPLGADDEECCVEMISNTTIQLHPPDGLKANRNGDFKETQYSFKKVFGIQTTQKELFEDVAKPLIEDLIQCKNGLLFTYGVTGSGKTFTMTGSPGQGGLLPRSLDMLFNSISPYQAKRYVFKPDDKNGLEIQSQVDALLERQKRENMQSVPKTPVSSRQKADPEFADMISPEQACKYDSVDEDSSYSVFVSYIEIYNNYIYDLLEDAPFDPIRPKWLGGGTPVRNTEFVTPQSKILREDQNHNMYVAGCVEVEVKSTEEAFEVFWKGQKKRRIANTQLNRESSRSHSVFIVKLAQAPLDADGDHILQDKNQVNVSQLCLVDLAGSERTSRTRAEGNRLREAGNINQSLMTLRTCIEVLRENQMCGTNKMVPYRDSKVTHLFKNYFDGEGKVRMIVCVNPKADDYDETMLVMRFAEMTQEVEVARPVDRAIYALPAGRRHRNQAFKEELSRRLEERGGPSNPDDPELMNQLIDSLPALPACELLDATDDQTLPRLVEVLERRHRIRQMMTKQFSKAAITLKSMLQDFDSNFSAKENFIHDQRGKLGEKDKVISSQKTELERLENKSKTLEYKIDILQKTTNIYEEDKRSLQQELETREQRLHRELSERKRMEQRMQGMVADTKHKWEKECERRVNAKQLEMQNQLWVKDEKLKQLKAIVTESSSGSAGGGPTERPDKPQRPSREKDRPATQKRSASPSPMPGDVFKTRGGGQAVQFTDIETLKQECPTASSRKRRSGSGTDDQENRVPAASSSHVYQKRRKP; translated from the exons ATGCAGCGACAAGG AAAGGCGAAGACTCCCCGGCGTCCCGGCCATAAGAAGACGTCAAACACAGAGAAAGATCCAGTTGGG GTGTACTGCCGGATACGTCCACTTGGAGCAGATGATGAAGAATGTTGTGTTGAAATGATCAGTAACACCACTATTCAGCTGCATCCCCCTGACGGCCTTAAAGCAAACCGAAATGGTGACTTCAAAGAA aCTCAGTACTCGTTCAAAAAGGTTTTTGGAATTCAAACAACCCAAAAGGAGCTGTTTGAGGATGTGGCCAAGCCACTGATTGAGGACCTCATTCAGTGTAAGAATG GTCTGCTGTTTACATATGGCGTCACTGGAAGCGGCAAGACCTTCACCATGACGGGCTCACCAGGACAAGGAGGGCTTCTGCCCCGCTCCCTGGACATGCTCTTCAACAGCATCAGCCCCTACCAGGCCAAGAGATAT GTGTTTAAACCTGATGATAAAAATGGATTGGAGATCCAAAGCCAAGTGGATGCCCTACTGGAGAGACAGAAGAGGGAAAACATGCAGTCTGTCCCAAAAACACCCGTGTCAAG CAGACAAAAGGCTGACCCGGAGTTTGCAGACATGATCAGTCCAGAGCAGGCGTGTAAATATGACAGCGTGGATGAGGACAGCTCCTACAGTGTTTTTGTGTCCTACATTGAGATCTACAACAACTACATCTATGATCTCCTAGAGGATGCTCCATTCGATCCCATCAGACCAAA GTGGCTTGGTGGAGGCACACCTGTACGGAACActgagtttgt AACTCCCCAGTCCAAGATTTTGCGTGAAGATCAGAATCATAACATGTACGTTGCTGGCTgtgtagaggtggaggtgaagtcCACTGAGGAGGCCTTTGAAGTCTTTTGGAAGG GTCAAAAGAAACGAAGAATCGCAAATACACAGCTGAACCGCGAGTCCAGTCGCTCTCACAGTGTGTTCATCGTGAAGCTGGCTCAGGCTCCTCTTGACGCAGATGGAGACCACATTTTACAA GATAAGAACCAAGTGAACGTGAGCCAGCTGTGTCTGGTGGACTTGGCTGGTAGTGAACGCACTAGCAGAACCAGAGCCGAGGGTAACCGCCTACGAGAAGCAG GCAACATCAACCAATCCTTGATGACACTGCGCACATGCATAGAAGTACTAAGAGAGAATCAAATGTGTGGAACAAATAAG ATGGTGCCATACAGAGACTCCAAAGTAACACATCTGTTCAAAAACTACTTTGACGGAGAGGGAAAAGTCAGGATGATTGTCTGTGTCAACCCCAAAGCTGATGATTATGATGAAACTATG TTGGTGATGCGCTTTGCGGAGATGActcaggaagtggaggtagCCCGTCCTGTTGACCGGGCAATATATGCTCTTCCAGCTGGTCGCAGACACAGGAACCAGGCCTTCAAGGAAGAGCTGTCCCGCCGTCTCGAAGAGCGAGGGGGCCCATCAAATCCTG ACGACCCAGAACTGATGAACCAGCTCATTGACAGTCTCCCAGCCCTCCCGGCATGTGAACTGCTCGACGCAACCGATGACCAGACCCTGCCTCGCCTCGTTGAGGTCCTGGAGAGGAGGCATCGCATCCGCCAGATGATGACCAAGCAGTTCAGCAAAGCAG CAATCACACTGAAGTCCATGCTGCAGGACTTCGATAGCAATTTTTCTGCCAAAGAGAACTTCATCCATGATCAGCGAGGCAAACTGGGCGAGAAGGACAAAGTCATATCCAGTCAGAAGACTGAGCTGGAACGTTTGGAAAACAAATCCAAAACGCTTGAGTACAAG ATTGACATCCTGCAGAAGACCACCAACATCTATGAGGAGGACAAGCGGTCCCTCCAGCAGGAGCTGGAGACGCGGGAGCAGAGGCTACATCGGGAGCTGTCCGAGAGGAAGCGCATGGAGCAGCGCATGCAGGGCATGGTTGCTGACACAAAACACAAGTGGGAGAAGGAGTGT GAGCGGCGAGTGAACGCTAAACAGCTGGAGATGCAGAACCAGTTGTGGGTGAAGGACGAGAAGCTGAAGCAGCTCAAGGCCATTGTGACGGAGAGCAGCAGCGGCTCTGCAGGCGGTGGTCCCACAGAGCGTCCAGACAAACCTCAAAGGCCATCCAGGGAGAAAGACCGCCCAGCGACTCAGAAGAGATCGGCCTCACCATCGCCGATGCCT GGCGATGTGTTTAAGACAAGGGGAGGGGGTCAAGCGGTGCAATTCACCGACATCGAGACACTGAAACAGGAGTGCCCAACTGCTTCAAG TCGTAagaggaggtctggctctggaacTGATGACCAGGAGAACAGG GTGCCTGCGGCTAGTTCAAGTCATGTCTACCAAAA ACGGAGAAAGCCTTAG
- the LOC132471831 gene encoding kinesin-like protein KIF23 isoform X2, which yields MQRQGKAKTPRRPGHKKTSNTEKDPVGVYCRIRPLGADDEECCVEMISNTTIQLHPPDGLKANRNGDFKETQYSFKKVFGIQTTQKELFEDVAKPLIEDLIQCKNGLLFTYGVTGSGKTFTMTGSPGQGGLLPRSLDMLFNSISPYQAKRYVFKPDDKNGLEIQSQVDALLERQKRENMQSVPKTPVSRQKADPEFADMISPEQACKYDSVDEDSSYSVFVSYIEIYNNYIYDLLEDAPFDPIRPKWLGGGTPVRNTEFVTPQSKILREDQNHNMYVAGCVEVEVKSTEEAFEVFWKGQKKRRIANTQLNRESSRSHSVFIVKLAQAPLDADGDHILQDKNQVNVSQLCLVDLAGSERTSRTRAEGNRLREAGNINQSLMTLRTCIEVLRENQMCGTNKMVPYRDSKVTHLFKNYFDGEGKVRMIVCVNPKADDYDETMLVMRFAEMTQEVEVARPVDRAIYALPAGRRHRNQAFKEELSRRLEERGGPSNPDDPELMNQLIDSLPALPACELLDATDDQTLPRLVEVLERRHRIRQMMTKQFSKAAITLKSMLQDFDSNFSAKENFIHDQRGKLGEKDKVISSQKTELERLENKSKTLEYKIDILQKTTNIYEEDKRSLQQELETREQRLHRELSERKRMEQRMQGMVADTKHKWEKECERRVNAKQLEMQNQLWVKDEKLKQLKAIVTESSSGSAGGGPTERPDKPQRPSREKDRPATQKRSASPSPMPDFSQAPPRQNPGNVRAAQDLYHGPPSSTSCSSLSVASCISDWEHRIPLDSRQDRQPETPQYGSRKNPGPYCGGSSSVGRRRGRHWAADGENPTTSPAYELDLESGIRTAPPVHQRHRRSHSTGGEKWVDHTPSTNLELDTVMQPIIPNAIKVSAPSEKALAKCHKYVLTHQELASDGEIHTKLIKGDVFKTRGGGQAVQFTDIETLKQECPTASSSRKRRSGSGTDDQENRVPAASSSHVYQKRRKP from the exons ATGCAGCGACAAGG AAAGGCGAAGACTCCCCGGCGTCCCGGCCATAAGAAGACGTCAAACACAGAGAAAGATCCAGTTGGG GTGTACTGCCGGATACGTCCACTTGGAGCAGATGATGAAGAATGTTGTGTTGAAATGATCAGTAACACCACTATTCAGCTGCATCCCCCTGACGGCCTTAAAGCAAACCGAAATGGTGACTTCAAAGAA aCTCAGTACTCGTTCAAAAAGGTTTTTGGAATTCAAACAACCCAAAAGGAGCTGTTTGAGGATGTGGCCAAGCCACTGATTGAGGACCTCATTCAGTGTAAGAATG GTCTGCTGTTTACATATGGCGTCACTGGAAGCGGCAAGACCTTCACCATGACGGGCTCACCAGGACAAGGAGGGCTTCTGCCCCGCTCCCTGGACATGCTCTTCAACAGCATCAGCCCCTACCAGGCCAAGAGATAT GTGTTTAAACCTGATGATAAAAATGGATTGGAGATCCAAAGCCAAGTGGATGCCCTACTGGAGAGACAGAAGAGGGAAAACATGCAGTCTGTCCCAAAAACACCCGTGTCAAG ACAAAAGGCTGACCCGGAGTTTGCAGACATGATCAGTCCAGAGCAGGCGTGTAAATATGACAGCGTGGATGAGGACAGCTCCTACAGTGTTTTTGTGTCCTACATTGAGATCTACAACAACTACATCTATGATCTCCTAGAGGATGCTCCATTCGATCCCATCAGACCAAA GTGGCTTGGTGGAGGCACACCTGTACGGAACActgagtttgt AACTCCCCAGTCCAAGATTTTGCGTGAAGATCAGAATCATAACATGTACGTTGCTGGCTgtgtagaggtggaggtgaagtcCACTGAGGAGGCCTTTGAAGTCTTTTGGAAGG GTCAAAAGAAACGAAGAATCGCAAATACACAGCTGAACCGCGAGTCCAGTCGCTCTCACAGTGTGTTCATCGTGAAGCTGGCTCAGGCTCCTCTTGACGCAGATGGAGACCACATTTTACAA GATAAGAACCAAGTGAACGTGAGCCAGCTGTGTCTGGTGGACTTGGCTGGTAGTGAACGCACTAGCAGAACCAGAGCCGAGGGTAACCGCCTACGAGAAGCAG GCAACATCAACCAATCCTTGATGACACTGCGCACATGCATAGAAGTACTAAGAGAGAATCAAATGTGTGGAACAAATAAG ATGGTGCCATACAGAGACTCCAAAGTAACACATCTGTTCAAAAACTACTTTGACGGAGAGGGAAAAGTCAGGATGATTGTCTGTGTCAACCCCAAAGCTGATGATTATGATGAAACTATG TTGGTGATGCGCTTTGCGGAGATGActcaggaagtggaggtagCCCGTCCTGTTGACCGGGCAATATATGCTCTTCCAGCTGGTCGCAGACACAGGAACCAGGCCTTCAAGGAAGAGCTGTCCCGCCGTCTCGAAGAGCGAGGGGGCCCATCAAATCCTG ACGACCCAGAACTGATGAACCAGCTCATTGACAGTCTCCCAGCCCTCCCGGCATGTGAACTGCTCGACGCAACCGATGACCAGACCCTGCCTCGCCTCGTTGAGGTCCTGGAGAGGAGGCATCGCATCCGCCAGATGATGACCAAGCAGTTCAGCAAAGCAG CAATCACACTGAAGTCCATGCTGCAGGACTTCGATAGCAATTTTTCTGCCAAAGAGAACTTCATCCATGATCAGCGAGGCAAACTGGGCGAGAAGGACAAAGTCATATCCAGTCAGAAGACTGAGCTGGAACGTTTGGAAAACAAATCCAAAACGCTTGAGTACAAG ATTGACATCCTGCAGAAGACCACCAACATCTATGAGGAGGACAAGCGGTCCCTCCAGCAGGAGCTGGAGACGCGGGAGCAGAGGCTACATCGGGAGCTGTCCGAGAGGAAGCGCATGGAGCAGCGCATGCAGGGCATGGTTGCTGACACAAAACACAAGTGGGAGAAGGAGTGT GAGCGGCGAGTGAACGCTAAACAGCTGGAGATGCAGAACCAGTTGTGGGTGAAGGACGAGAAGCTGAAGCAGCTCAAGGCCATTGTGACGGAGAGCAGCAGCGGCTCTGCAGGCGGTGGTCCCACAGAGCGTCCAGACAAACCTCAAAGGCCATCCAGGGAGAAAGACCGCCCAGCGACTCAGAAGAGATCGGCCTCACCATCGCCGATGCCT GACTTCAGTCAAGCCCCTCCCCGCCAAAACCCAGGCAATGTTAGGGCAGCTCAAGATCTTTATCAcggccctccctcctccacatcCTGCTCTAGTCTCTCAGTAGCCTCCTGCATCTCTGACTGGGAGCACAGAATTCCCCTAGACTCCAGGCAGGATAGGCAGCCTGAGACCCCCCAGTACGGGAGCCGGAAGAACCCCGGTCCCTACTGTGGTGGAAGCAGCAGTGTGGGTCGCAGGAGAGGCCGGCACTGGGCCGCAGACGGCGAGAACCCTACCACGTCTCCGGCCTATGAGCTAGACCTAGAGTCAGGCATAAGG ACTGCCCCCCCAGTTCATCAGCGGCACAGACGTTCACATTCCACGGGTGGGGAGAAATGGGTAGACCACACACCGTCGACTAATTTGGAGCTAGACACTGTGATGCAGCCAATCATACCCAATGCAATCAAGGTGTCGGCCCCCAGTGAGAAAGCCCTGGCTAAATGCCACAAATACGTGCTCACCCATCAGGAGCTTGCCTCTGATGGGGAGATTCACACCAAGCTGATTAAG GGCGATGTGTTTAAGACAAGGGGAGGGGGTCAAGCGGTGCAATTCACCGACATCGAGACACTGAAACAGGAGTGCCCAACTGCTTCAAG tagTCGTAagaggaggtctggctctggaacTGATGACCAGGAGAACAGG GTGCCTGCGGCTAGTTCAAGTCATGTCTACCAAAA ACGGAGAAAGCCTTAG
- the LOC132471831 gene encoding kinesin-like protein KIF23 isoform X1 — translation MQRQGKAKTPRRPGHKKTSNTEKDPVGVYCRIRPLGADDEECCVEMISNTTIQLHPPDGLKANRNGDFKETQYSFKKVFGIQTTQKELFEDVAKPLIEDLIQCKNGLLFTYGVTGSGKTFTMTGSPGQGGLLPRSLDMLFNSISPYQAKRYVFKPDDKNGLEIQSQVDALLERQKRENMQSVPKTPVSSRQKADPEFADMISPEQACKYDSVDEDSSYSVFVSYIEIYNNYIYDLLEDAPFDPIRPKWLGGGTPVRNTEFVTPQSKILREDQNHNMYVAGCVEVEVKSTEEAFEVFWKGQKKRRIANTQLNRESSRSHSVFIVKLAQAPLDADGDHILQDKNQVNVSQLCLVDLAGSERTSRTRAEGNRLREAGNINQSLMTLRTCIEVLRENQMCGTNKMVPYRDSKVTHLFKNYFDGEGKVRMIVCVNPKADDYDETMLVMRFAEMTQEVEVARPVDRAIYALPAGRRHRNQAFKEELSRRLEERGGPSNPDDPELMNQLIDSLPALPACELLDATDDQTLPRLVEVLERRHRIRQMMTKQFSKAAITLKSMLQDFDSNFSAKENFIHDQRGKLGEKDKVISSQKTELERLENKSKTLEYKIDILQKTTNIYEEDKRSLQQELETREQRLHRELSERKRMEQRMQGMVADTKHKWEKECERRVNAKQLEMQNQLWVKDEKLKQLKAIVTESSSGSAGGGPTERPDKPQRPSREKDRPATQKRSASPSPMPDFSQAPPRQNPGNVRAAQDLYHGPPSSTSCSSLSVASCISDWEHRIPLDSRQDRQPETPQYGSRKNPGPYCGGSSSVGRRRGRHWAADGENPTTSPAYELDLESGIRTAPPVHQRHRRSHSTGGEKWVDHTPSTNLELDTVMQPIIPNAIKVSAPSEKALAKCHKYVLTHQELASDGEIHTKLIKGDVFKTRGGGQAVQFTDIETLKQECPTASSSRKRRSGSGTDDQENRVPAASSSHVYQKRRKP, via the exons ATGCAGCGACAAGG AAAGGCGAAGACTCCCCGGCGTCCCGGCCATAAGAAGACGTCAAACACAGAGAAAGATCCAGTTGGG GTGTACTGCCGGATACGTCCACTTGGAGCAGATGATGAAGAATGTTGTGTTGAAATGATCAGTAACACCACTATTCAGCTGCATCCCCCTGACGGCCTTAAAGCAAACCGAAATGGTGACTTCAAAGAA aCTCAGTACTCGTTCAAAAAGGTTTTTGGAATTCAAACAACCCAAAAGGAGCTGTTTGAGGATGTGGCCAAGCCACTGATTGAGGACCTCATTCAGTGTAAGAATG GTCTGCTGTTTACATATGGCGTCACTGGAAGCGGCAAGACCTTCACCATGACGGGCTCACCAGGACAAGGAGGGCTTCTGCCCCGCTCCCTGGACATGCTCTTCAACAGCATCAGCCCCTACCAGGCCAAGAGATAT GTGTTTAAACCTGATGATAAAAATGGATTGGAGATCCAAAGCCAAGTGGATGCCCTACTGGAGAGACAGAAGAGGGAAAACATGCAGTCTGTCCCAAAAACACCCGTGTCAAG CAGACAAAAGGCTGACCCGGAGTTTGCAGACATGATCAGTCCAGAGCAGGCGTGTAAATATGACAGCGTGGATGAGGACAGCTCCTACAGTGTTTTTGTGTCCTACATTGAGATCTACAACAACTACATCTATGATCTCCTAGAGGATGCTCCATTCGATCCCATCAGACCAAA GTGGCTTGGTGGAGGCACACCTGTACGGAACActgagtttgt AACTCCCCAGTCCAAGATTTTGCGTGAAGATCAGAATCATAACATGTACGTTGCTGGCTgtgtagaggtggaggtgaagtcCACTGAGGAGGCCTTTGAAGTCTTTTGGAAGG GTCAAAAGAAACGAAGAATCGCAAATACACAGCTGAACCGCGAGTCCAGTCGCTCTCACAGTGTGTTCATCGTGAAGCTGGCTCAGGCTCCTCTTGACGCAGATGGAGACCACATTTTACAA GATAAGAACCAAGTGAACGTGAGCCAGCTGTGTCTGGTGGACTTGGCTGGTAGTGAACGCACTAGCAGAACCAGAGCCGAGGGTAACCGCCTACGAGAAGCAG GCAACATCAACCAATCCTTGATGACACTGCGCACATGCATAGAAGTACTAAGAGAGAATCAAATGTGTGGAACAAATAAG ATGGTGCCATACAGAGACTCCAAAGTAACACATCTGTTCAAAAACTACTTTGACGGAGAGGGAAAAGTCAGGATGATTGTCTGTGTCAACCCCAAAGCTGATGATTATGATGAAACTATG TTGGTGATGCGCTTTGCGGAGATGActcaggaagtggaggtagCCCGTCCTGTTGACCGGGCAATATATGCTCTTCCAGCTGGTCGCAGACACAGGAACCAGGCCTTCAAGGAAGAGCTGTCCCGCCGTCTCGAAGAGCGAGGGGGCCCATCAAATCCTG ACGACCCAGAACTGATGAACCAGCTCATTGACAGTCTCCCAGCCCTCCCGGCATGTGAACTGCTCGACGCAACCGATGACCAGACCCTGCCTCGCCTCGTTGAGGTCCTGGAGAGGAGGCATCGCATCCGCCAGATGATGACCAAGCAGTTCAGCAAAGCAG CAATCACACTGAAGTCCATGCTGCAGGACTTCGATAGCAATTTTTCTGCCAAAGAGAACTTCATCCATGATCAGCGAGGCAAACTGGGCGAGAAGGACAAAGTCATATCCAGTCAGAAGACTGAGCTGGAACGTTTGGAAAACAAATCCAAAACGCTTGAGTACAAG ATTGACATCCTGCAGAAGACCACCAACATCTATGAGGAGGACAAGCGGTCCCTCCAGCAGGAGCTGGAGACGCGGGAGCAGAGGCTACATCGGGAGCTGTCCGAGAGGAAGCGCATGGAGCAGCGCATGCAGGGCATGGTTGCTGACACAAAACACAAGTGGGAGAAGGAGTGT GAGCGGCGAGTGAACGCTAAACAGCTGGAGATGCAGAACCAGTTGTGGGTGAAGGACGAGAAGCTGAAGCAGCTCAAGGCCATTGTGACGGAGAGCAGCAGCGGCTCTGCAGGCGGTGGTCCCACAGAGCGTCCAGACAAACCTCAAAGGCCATCCAGGGAGAAAGACCGCCCAGCGACTCAGAAGAGATCGGCCTCACCATCGCCGATGCCT GACTTCAGTCAAGCCCCTCCCCGCCAAAACCCAGGCAATGTTAGGGCAGCTCAAGATCTTTATCAcggccctccctcctccacatcCTGCTCTAGTCTCTCAGTAGCCTCCTGCATCTCTGACTGGGAGCACAGAATTCCCCTAGACTCCAGGCAGGATAGGCAGCCTGAGACCCCCCAGTACGGGAGCCGGAAGAACCCCGGTCCCTACTGTGGTGGAAGCAGCAGTGTGGGTCGCAGGAGAGGCCGGCACTGGGCCGCAGACGGCGAGAACCCTACCACGTCTCCGGCCTATGAGCTAGACCTAGAGTCAGGCATAAGG ACTGCCCCCCCAGTTCATCAGCGGCACAGACGTTCACATTCCACGGGTGGGGAGAAATGGGTAGACCACACACCGTCGACTAATTTGGAGCTAGACACTGTGATGCAGCCAATCATACCCAATGCAATCAAGGTGTCGGCCCCCAGTGAGAAAGCCCTGGCTAAATGCCACAAATACGTGCTCACCCATCAGGAGCTTGCCTCTGATGGGGAGATTCACACCAAGCTGATTAAG GGCGATGTGTTTAAGACAAGGGGAGGGGGTCAAGCGGTGCAATTCACCGACATCGAGACACTGAAACAGGAGTGCCCAACTGCTTCAAG tagTCGTAagaggaggtctggctctggaacTGATGACCAGGAGAACAGG GTGCCTGCGGCTAGTTCAAGTCATGTCTACCAAAA ACGGAGAAAGCCTTAG
- the LOC132471831 gene encoding kinesin-like protein KIF23 isoform X11, whose translation MQRQGKAKTPRRPGHKKTSNTEKDPVGVYCRIRPLGADDEECCVEMISNTTIQLHPPDGLKANRNGDFKETQYSFKKVFGIQTTQKELFEDVAKPLIEDLIQCKNGLLFTYGVTGSGKTFTMTGSPGQGGLLPRSLDMLFNSISPYQAKRYVFKPDDKNGLEIQSQVDALLERQKRENMQSVPKTPVSSRQKADPEFADMISPEQACKYDSVDEDSSYSVFVSYIEIYNNYIYDLLEDAPFDPIRPKWLGGGTPVRNTEFVTPQSKILREDQNHNMYVAGCVEVEVKSTEEAFEVFWKGQKKRRIANTQLNRESSRSHSVFIVKLAQAPLDADGDHILQDKNQVNVSQLCLVDLAGSERTSRTRAEGNRLREAGNINQSLMTLRTCIEVLRENQMCGTNKMVPYRDSKVTHLFKNYFDGEGKVRMIVCVNPKADDYDETMLVMRFAEMTQEVEVARPVDRAIYALPAGRRHRNQAFKEELSRRLEERGGPSNPDDPELMNQLIDSLPALPACELLDATDDQTLPRLVEVLERRHRIRQMMTKQFSKAAITLKSMLQDFDSNFSAKENFIHDQRGKLGEKDKVISSQKTELERLENKSKTLEYKIDILQKTTNIYEEDKRSLQQELETREQRLHRELSERKRMEQRMQGMVADTKHKWEKECERRVNAKQLEMQNQLWVKDEKLKQLKAIVTESSSGSAGGGPTERPDKPQRPSREKDRPATQKRSASPSPMPGDVFKTRGGGQAVQFTDIETLKQECPTASSSRKRRSGSGTDDQENRVPAASSSHVYQKRRKP comes from the exons ATGCAGCGACAAGG AAAGGCGAAGACTCCCCGGCGTCCCGGCCATAAGAAGACGTCAAACACAGAGAAAGATCCAGTTGGG GTGTACTGCCGGATACGTCCACTTGGAGCAGATGATGAAGAATGTTGTGTTGAAATGATCAGTAACACCACTATTCAGCTGCATCCCCCTGACGGCCTTAAAGCAAACCGAAATGGTGACTTCAAAGAA aCTCAGTACTCGTTCAAAAAGGTTTTTGGAATTCAAACAACCCAAAAGGAGCTGTTTGAGGATGTGGCCAAGCCACTGATTGAGGACCTCATTCAGTGTAAGAATG GTCTGCTGTTTACATATGGCGTCACTGGAAGCGGCAAGACCTTCACCATGACGGGCTCACCAGGACAAGGAGGGCTTCTGCCCCGCTCCCTGGACATGCTCTTCAACAGCATCAGCCCCTACCAGGCCAAGAGATAT GTGTTTAAACCTGATGATAAAAATGGATTGGAGATCCAAAGCCAAGTGGATGCCCTACTGGAGAGACAGAAGAGGGAAAACATGCAGTCTGTCCCAAAAACACCCGTGTCAAG CAGACAAAAGGCTGACCCGGAGTTTGCAGACATGATCAGTCCAGAGCAGGCGTGTAAATATGACAGCGTGGATGAGGACAGCTCCTACAGTGTTTTTGTGTCCTACATTGAGATCTACAACAACTACATCTATGATCTCCTAGAGGATGCTCCATTCGATCCCATCAGACCAAA GTGGCTTGGTGGAGGCACACCTGTACGGAACActgagtttgt AACTCCCCAGTCCAAGATTTTGCGTGAAGATCAGAATCATAACATGTACGTTGCTGGCTgtgtagaggtggaggtgaagtcCACTGAGGAGGCCTTTGAAGTCTTTTGGAAGG GTCAAAAGAAACGAAGAATCGCAAATACACAGCTGAACCGCGAGTCCAGTCGCTCTCACAGTGTGTTCATCGTGAAGCTGGCTCAGGCTCCTCTTGACGCAGATGGAGACCACATTTTACAA GATAAGAACCAAGTGAACGTGAGCCAGCTGTGTCTGGTGGACTTGGCTGGTAGTGAACGCACTAGCAGAACCAGAGCCGAGGGTAACCGCCTACGAGAAGCAG GCAACATCAACCAATCCTTGATGACACTGCGCACATGCATAGAAGTACTAAGAGAGAATCAAATGTGTGGAACAAATAAG ATGGTGCCATACAGAGACTCCAAAGTAACACATCTGTTCAAAAACTACTTTGACGGAGAGGGAAAAGTCAGGATGATTGTCTGTGTCAACCCCAAAGCTGATGATTATGATGAAACTATG TTGGTGATGCGCTTTGCGGAGATGActcaggaagtggaggtagCCCGTCCTGTTGACCGGGCAATATATGCTCTTCCAGCTGGTCGCAGACACAGGAACCAGGCCTTCAAGGAAGAGCTGTCCCGCCGTCTCGAAGAGCGAGGGGGCCCATCAAATCCTG ACGACCCAGAACTGATGAACCAGCTCATTGACAGTCTCCCAGCCCTCCCGGCATGTGAACTGCTCGACGCAACCGATGACCAGACCCTGCCTCGCCTCGTTGAGGTCCTGGAGAGGAGGCATCGCATCCGCCAGATGATGACCAAGCAGTTCAGCAAAGCAG CAATCACACTGAAGTCCATGCTGCAGGACTTCGATAGCAATTTTTCTGCCAAAGAGAACTTCATCCATGATCAGCGAGGCAAACTGGGCGAGAAGGACAAAGTCATATCCAGTCAGAAGACTGAGCTGGAACGTTTGGAAAACAAATCCAAAACGCTTGAGTACAAG ATTGACATCCTGCAGAAGACCACCAACATCTATGAGGAGGACAAGCGGTCCCTCCAGCAGGAGCTGGAGACGCGGGAGCAGAGGCTACATCGGGAGCTGTCCGAGAGGAAGCGCATGGAGCAGCGCATGCAGGGCATGGTTGCTGACACAAAACACAAGTGGGAGAAGGAGTGT GAGCGGCGAGTGAACGCTAAACAGCTGGAGATGCAGAACCAGTTGTGGGTGAAGGACGAGAAGCTGAAGCAGCTCAAGGCCATTGTGACGGAGAGCAGCAGCGGCTCTGCAGGCGGTGGTCCCACAGAGCGTCCAGACAAACCTCAAAGGCCATCCAGGGAGAAAGACCGCCCAGCGACTCAGAAGAGATCGGCCTCACCATCGCCGATGCCT GGCGATGTGTTTAAGACAAGGGGAGGGGGTCAAGCGGTGCAATTCACCGACATCGAGACACTGAAACAGGAGTGCCCAACTGCTTCAAG tagTCGTAagaggaggtctggctctggaacTGATGACCAGGAGAACAGG GTGCCTGCGGCTAGTTCAAGTCATGTCTACCAAAA ACGGAGAAAGCCTTAG